One window from the genome of Sesamum indicum cultivar Zhongzhi No. 13 linkage group LG15, S_indicum_v1.0, whole genome shotgun sequence encodes:
- the LOC105177310 gene encoding zinc finger RNA-binding protein 2-like yields MDYTRWAEMQQYPNPNPNPNSDFSIIQTTNYPASYSYNTNPDPYQQPSFDPHNPSFLPQPQPQPQPQPRPPGVDPPYGPPLGVDPPYVPPLVTYAQQPVSFEHQQGAAAASYYPDPNVAWAAAVAQFGVAPYTAGVSAPNPAIQSHRRKTWKKMPSKTKVVQSAWCEVCKIDCNSKGVLDQHKLGKKHKKNLEKLKGATTVPVSAPVAAPPATVATSPAIVAIPPAIVATSPAIVAAAAAATEADSTPLPPSALGPVDKPTIGPEENPHKSRTSSSKKARKKAAARTEDLETKRRKVLEGGAAADGVRACSICNVVCNSDTVFNYHLAGQRHALMIKKQASTAEVAPAM; encoded by the exons ATGGACTACACCAGATGGGCTGAAATGCAGCAATACcctaaccctaaccctaaccctaattCTGATTTTTCTATCATACAGACCACCAATTACCCCGCTAGTTACTCTTACAACACCAATCCCGATCCCTACCAACAGCCCAGCTTTGATCCTCATAATCCATCGTTTCTGCCTCAGCCTCAGCCTCAACCTCAACCTCAGCCTCGGCCACCGGGGGTTGACCCACCGTATGGGCCGCCATTGGGGGTTGACCCGCCGTATGTGCCGCCATTGGTAACATATGCGCAGCAACCAGTCAGCTTTGAGCATCAGCAGGGTGCTGCTGCGGCGTCGTATTATCCGGACCCAAACGTGGCTTGGGCGGCTGCCGTCGCGCAGTTTGGGGTCGCTCCGTATACCGct GGTGTAAGTGCACCTAATCCAGCAATTCAGTCTCATAGAAGAAAGACTTGGAAAAAAATGCCCAGTAAGACAAAAGTGGTGCAATCTGCTTGGTGTGAAGTATGCAAGATTGATTGTAACAGCAAGGGTGTTCTCGACCAACATAAATTGGGGAAAAAGCACaagaaaaatcttgaaaaattaaaaggagcCACAACAGTACCTGTCTCTGCCCCTGTGGCTGCTCCTCCTGCCACTGTAGCTACTTCACCAGCCATTGTGGCTATTCCTCCTGCCATTGTAGCTACTTCACCAGCCATTGTG gctgctgctgctgctgccaCAGAGGCGGATTCTACACCTTTGCCTCCCTCTGCTTTAGGTCCAGTGGATAAACCAACCATTGGACCAGAAGAGAATCCCCACAAGTCCAGAACTTCCAGTTCTAAAAAAGCAAGGAAGAAGGCAGCTGCACGCACTGAGGATTTGGAAACAAAGAGAAGGAAAGTCTTGGAAGGAGGAGCAGCAGCTGATGGAGTACGCGCATGCAGTATTTGTAATGTGGTTTGCAACAGTGACACTGTATTCAATTATCACCTGGCTGGTCAAAGACATGCTTTGATGATCAAGAAGCAAGCATCCACAGCAGAAGTTGCTCCTGCCATGTGA